In the Nocardioides marmotae genome, GACCGACCCGCCCGGACGGCCCCGGCGGGGCAGGTTGAGGCAGGCCACACCCGGCGCTCATAACCCGTGCGCGCCGTGGTCGTTGGCCCTCTCGACAGGCCCCGCGCGGGGCCGTTTGGGGGGAGAGACCATGAGGATCCGCAGTTCAGCGGTCGTCACCGCGGTCGTGGCCGTGCTGGGAGTCGCGGCCGCGCTCGTCGTCGCACCGATGCTCAGCACCGGTGCCAACGGCGGGGAGCGGGGCGAGGGCCCGACGACCATCCGCAGCACCTTGGCCGGCCAGTCGGTCCGGCTCTCGCTGCCGGGCCCGGAGCCCAAGGGCGTCGTCGTCTGGTTCCACGGGCAGGGCGGCAACGTCAACGACCGGGTCGACGGCCCCTGGCTCGACGCGCTGCGCCGCGACGGCTGGGCGGTGGCCTCCTCGGAGTTCCACTCCCAGTCGTGGGGCAACGCCGCGTCCACCAAGGACACGCGCCTGCTCCAGGAGTGGGCCGAGAAGCAGGCCGGCGCCGAGGTCCGGCTGTGGGTCTCGGGCTCGATGGGCGCCTCGATCGCGCTCAACGCGCTGACCCACGGGGTCCAGGCGCCGCCGTGCTGGTACGGCGTCAAGCCGGCGCTCGACCTGACCCGGATGGACCAGGTGCCCGGCGGCCCGGGGTACATCCGCCGCGCGTACGGCGGTGGCCCCGTCCCCGCCGACCGCAACCCGATCGACAACGTCGACCGGCTGCCCACCGAGACCCGGTACCGCGTGGTGTCCTCGAAGCAGGACGAGTGGGTGGCCTACGACGAGAACACCCAGCCGCTGGTCGAGCAGCTCCGCTCGCGGGGTGCCGACATCACGCTGCTCGACGTCAAGGGCGGCCACGCGGACCCCTCGCACTGGAACGCGCGCGACCTGGTCGCCTACGCGGATTCCTGCGCGGGCAAGGCCTGACCCGGCCCCTGACCCCGTCCGTGGCGGCGCCGGGGGCGGCTACCGCTGGCGGATCTCCATCTCCGGGTGGGCCGTCACCAGGTGGTCGCTCACGGCGCCCATGACCCGACCGAGCGCGGCGAAGTCCTCCTCGGTGACCAGGTCGACGAGGTTGTCGCGCACGCTCTGGACGTGCACCGGCGCCGCCCGGCGGAGCAGGTCCATGCCGTGCTCGGTGAGCGCGGCCACGATCCCGCGGCCGTCCTCGGGAGAGCTGGTCCGCTGGACCAGCCCGGCCTTCTCCATCCGGCCGACGGTGTGGGTGACCCGGCTGCGGCTGTGGGCGAGGGCGTCGGCGAGCTGCGCCATCCGCATCTGGCCGTCGCGCTCGGAGAGGCGCACGAGGATCTCGTACTCCACCAGCGAGATGTCGAAGGACCGGCGCAGGTCGTCGTCGAGGCGGTCGAAGAGAAGCGTGGTGCCCATGACCAACGAGCGCCACGACCATTGCTGTCCGGCGTCGAGCCACCGGGTCTCACCTACCTGTGCCACGCGGCCACTCTAGGGCCCGCTGTCGGCGACCTGGCGCACCATGGCTGCATGGCCACTCCCACGACCTCCGTCGGCGCCGACGCCGTGCTCCGGTTCCGCGTGCGCGCCCAGCAGCTGGACCGTCCCGAGGGCCGCGGCGGCCCGCACGACGACGCGGCCGTGCTCGACCTGGGCGTGCAGGAGACGGGCCCCGACGGGGCGCGGTGGGCGCTGGCGCTGCGCGGAGCGGCGCCGACGTACGACGACAGGGTGCTGGCCTGGACGCTGCGCGGGGCCCCGCACCTCTACCGCCGGGGCGAGGTCGCGGAGGTCGCGGCCGCCACCGTGCCCTGGTCGGAGGCGGACGCCGCGAAGCGGATCTTCGACGCGAGCCGGCCGCTGCGGGCCGCGGGGATCCCCGTGCTCGACGCCCTGGACGAGGTCGGGCGGGTGATGCGCCAGGTGGTGACCGGCCCGGCGGTCAAGGGCGAGGTCTCCCGCGCGCTGCACGAGCGGTTGCCGGCGGCCTACCAGCGAGAGTGCCGGCCGTGCGGCGCGGTGCACGTCTTCGAGCAGCCCTTCCGGCTGGCCGCGCTCCCAGCCGGCCTCGAGCTGGAGCCGGGCACCTCGCCGCCGGTCCTCCGGCCGGTGCCGGGCTGGGCCGGCCGGGCCGCGACGGTGCCGCCCCACCTCGACGTGGTGCGGGCGGTGCTGCGGCTGCTGGGGCCCGCGACCCCCCAGGAGGTGGCGGGGTACGTCGACGCGCCGGTGCGCGAGGTGCGGCAGCGGTGGCCGGAGGACGCCGTGGACGTGGCGGTCGACGGGCGGGCCCGCAGCATCCTGGCCGCCGACCTCGACACCCTGGTGGCCTGCTCGGACGCCGGGGCGGGTCCCGATCCCGGGCTGGTGCGGCTGCTCGGCCCCTTCGACCTGTTCCTGCAGGGCCGCGACCGGGAGGTGGTGGTGCCCGACGAGCGCGCCCGCAAGGACCTGTGGCGCACGCTGGGCCGTCCGGGCGGGCTGCTGGTCGGCCACCGCGTGGTCGGCACCTGGCGGCCCCGGAGCACCGGTGGGCGGCTGCGCCTGCAGGTGACGCGCTGGGACGGCGCCCCGCTGCCGGCGGGGGTGGAGCGGGAAGCAGAACGCCTGGCCACGTTCCGTGGCCAGGCGTTCGCGGGGTTCGTCGAGGGCTGAGCCCCGGCGGGAGGGGAGGGTCAGATCCGCTCGAGGATCATCGCCATGCCCTGGCCGCCACCGACGCACATGGTGATCAGGCCGGTGGACTTGTCGTGCCAGTCCAGCGAGTTGAGCATGGTGTTCTGCAGGCGGGCGCCGGTCATGCCGAAGGGGTGACCGACGGCGATCGCGCCGCCGTTGACGTTGAGCCGGTCGATGTCGATGCCGAGGTCCTGGTAGGACGGCACGACCTGGGCGGCGAACGCCTCGTTGATCTCGACCAGGTCGATGTCGCCGATGCTCATGCCGGCGCTCTTGAGCGCGTTCTTGGTCGCCTCGACCGGGCCGAGGCCCATGATCTCGGGGGAGAGGCCCGAGACGCCGGTGGAGACGATCCGCGCGAGCGGGGTGATGCCGAGCTCGGCGGCCTTGGTGTCGGACATGATGACGACCGCGGCGGCGCCGTCGTTGAGGGCGCAGCAGTTCGCGGCGGTGACCACGCCGTCGGGGCGGAAGACCGGCTTGAGGTCCTTGACCGCGTCGTACGTCACGCCCGCGCGCGGGCCGTCGTCGGTGGAGACCACGGTGCCGTCGGGGGTGGTGACCGGGGTGATCTCGCGGGCCCAGAAACCGTCGTTGATCGCCTTCTCGGCGAGGTTCTGGGAGCGGACGCCGAACTCGTCGAGCTCCTGGCGGGAGAGGCCGCGCATCTTGGCGACGTTCTCGGCGGTCTGGCCCATCGCGATGTAGACGTCGGGCAGGAAGCCGTCCTCGCGCGGGTCGTGCCAGTCCACGCCGCCTTCGGCGGTCTGCTTGGTGCGGGCCTGGGCCTCGGCGAACTTCGGGTTGTGGGTGTCGGGCCAGTGGTCGGAGGTGCCCTTGGCGAACCGCGAGACGGTCTCGACGCCGGCGGAGATGAAGACATCGCCCTCGCCGGCCTTGATGGCGTGGAAGGCCATCCGGCTGGTCTGGACCGAGGAGGAGCAGTAGCGGGTGATGGTCGCGCCCGGGATCTGGTCGTAGCCCATCAGCACGTTCACGATCCGCGCCATGTTGTTGCCCGACTCGCCGCCGGGCAGGCCGCACCCGAGGTAGTGGTCGTCGATCGTGGTGGGGTCGAGCTCGGGGATCTTGTCCAGCGCCGCCTGGACGA is a window encoding:
- a CDS encoding alpha/beta hydrolase family protein, whose product is MRIRSSAVVTAVVAVLGVAAALVVAPMLSTGANGGERGEGPTTIRSTLAGQSVRLSLPGPEPKGVVVWFHGQGGNVNDRVDGPWLDALRRDGWAVASSEFHSQSWGNAASTKDTRLLQEWAEKQAGAEVRLWVSGSMGASIALNALTHGVQAPPCWYGVKPALDLTRMDQVPGGPGYIRRAYGGGPVPADRNPIDNVDRLPTETRYRVVSSKQDEWVAYDENTQPLVEQLRSRGADITLLDVKGGHADPSHWNARDLVAYADSCAGKA
- a CDS encoding MarR family winged helix-turn-helix transcriptional regulator; its protein translation is MGTTLLFDRLDDDLRRSFDISLVEYEILVRLSERDGQMRMAQLADALAHSRSRVTHTVGRMEKAGLVQRTSSPEDGRGIVAALTEHGMDLLRRAAPVHVQSVRDNLVDLVTEEDFAALGRVMGAVSDHLVTAHPEMEIRQR
- a CDS encoding DNA glycosylase AlkZ-like family protein; amino-acid sequence: MATPTTSVGADAVLRFRVRAQQLDRPEGRGGPHDDAAVLDLGVQETGPDGARWALALRGAAPTYDDRVLAWTLRGAPHLYRRGEVAEVAAATVPWSEADAAKRIFDASRPLRAAGIPVLDALDEVGRVMRQVVTGPAVKGEVSRALHERLPAAYQRECRPCGAVHVFEQPFRLAALPAGLELEPGTSPPVLRPVPGWAGRAATVPPHLDVVRAVLRLLGPATPQEVAGYVDAPVREVRQRWPEDAVDVAVDGRARSILAADLDTLVACSDAGAGPDPGLVRLLGPFDLFLQGRDREVVVPDERARKDLWRTLGRPGGLLVGHRVVGTWRPRSTGGRLRLQVTRWDGAPLPAGVEREAERLATFRGQAFAGFVEG
- a CDS encoding acetyl-CoA C-acetyltransferase, coding for MPEAVIVSATRSPIGRANKGSLKDLRPDDLTATIVQAALDKIPELDPTTIDDHYLGCGLPGGESGNNMARIVNVLMGYDQIPGATITRYCSSSVQTSRMAFHAIKAGEGDVFISAGVETVSRFAKGTSDHWPDTHNPKFAEAQARTKQTAEGGVDWHDPREDGFLPDVYIAMGQTAENVAKMRGLSRQELDEFGVRSQNLAEKAINDGFWAREITPVTTPDGTVVSTDDGPRAGVTYDAVKDLKPVFRPDGVVTAANCCALNDGAAAVVIMSDTKAAELGITPLARIVSTGVSGLSPEIMGLGPVEATKNALKSAGMSIGDIDLVEINEAFAAQVVPSYQDLGIDIDRLNVNGGAIAVGHPFGMTGARLQNTMLNSLDWHDKSTGLITMCVGGGQGMAMILERI